The Eulemur rufifrons isolate Redbay chromosome 21, OSU_ERuf_1, whole genome shotgun sequence genomic interval CCATCTAAAGCAGGTGTGGCGGCAGGTCCGGCCGACCAGGCGATAAGGCCAGGCTCGTGCTTCTGGACGAACGAGCAGCCTGGACCCGCGCCGCCAGGCAGGAACGCAGGGTGGGTGGCTCCGACAGTGGCTGCATCACGTTAGTTGCGAGGTTTGCTCCCCAGGGGGAAACTCCTGCTGGCTGGGGGCGGAACCACGCACAAGAGCTTGGCCACGTCCAGCGCGTTCATCGGGTCCACGGCCCTGTCCCCTGCGTCCGCTGCACCCAGCAGACTGCCGGGCACACAGTACGTGCTCAGCAGGTGTCTGTTGAACTGGATGGCGAAGGGCTTCTCCTGGCTGTGCAGCCTCTGGTGCTCCAGGAGGCGCGAGCTCCAGCTGAACGTCTCGCCGCACTCGCCGCACTCGAGCGCTCGCTCTCCGGAGTGGATCTTCTGGTGCTTGATGAGGCAGTGGTTCTGGCTGAAGGCCTTGCCGCACTGCCCGCACTTGTAGGGCTTCTCGCCCGTGTGGATGCGCTGGTGCACGATGAGGGACGAGTGGCAGCTGAAGGCCTTCCAGCACCTGCTGCAGTCGAAGGGCTTCTCGCCGGTGTGGACGCGCTGGTGCACGATGAGGTAGGAGTGCGAGCTGAAGGCCTTGCCGCACTCGTTGCACTTGAAGGGCTTCTCGCCGCTGTGGATGCGCCGGTGCACGATGAGGTAGGCGTGGCAGCTGAAGGCCTTGCCGCAGTCGGCGCACGCGAAGGGCTTCTCGCCCGTGTGCGTCCTCTGGTGCAGCGTGAGGCGCGAGCGGTTGCTGAAGGCCTTCTCGCACTCGCCGCACTTGAACGGCTTGTCCCCGTTGTGGATCTTCTCGTGCACGGTGAGGGACGAGTGGCAGGTGAAGGCCTTGCCGCAGGCGCCGCACTTGTAGGGCTTCTCGCCCGTGTGGATGCGCTGGTGGCGCGTGAGGTGCGTGCGCTGGTTGAAGGCCTTGCCGCACTCGCCGCACTTGTAGGGCTTCTCGCCCGTGTGCACGCGCAGGTGCATGTTGAGCAGCGAGCTGCAGCTGAAGGCCTTGGCGCAGGCGCTGCACTTGTAGGGCCGCTCGCCCGTGTGGACGCGCTGGTGCACGGTGAGGGACGAGTGGCAGCTGAAGGCCTTGCCGCACGCGCCGCACAAGAAGGGCTTCTCGCCCGTGTGGCTGCGCCGGTGCTCCAGCAGGTTGGTGCTCCACGTGAAGGCCTTGCCGCACTCGGCGCACTTGTAGGCCTTCTCCCGGCCGTGCCAGCGCCGGTGCAGCGTGAGCGACGAGCTCTGGCGGAAGGCCTTCCCGCACTCCCCGCACGCAAACGGTCCCTCTCCGGCGCCTGCTGCCCGCTTGGGTGCGCGGGGGAACTTACCCGGCACCCTGGACTCGAAAGGGTTGTCCCCGGTCCATGTCCTGGCCGGGACTTCGGTTCCGTCCTCAGGGGACTGCACGTCCTTGCTGTGTGTGTCGGGACAGTGGCCTCCTGGGGGCATGCTCTGCTGGGCGGACAGGGCGCACCTGAGTGGGAGGTTCTCCTCAGACTCTCGGAGGCCTGGCTCCGCAGAGACGTCCCTGGGGGTGGCAGATGCTGGCTGCCGGCGCACAGCGGGGCTCGGCCGCAGAGCACCAGCCTGGCTCTCCCAGGCCCACGCGTCACCCAGGCTGGCGCCGTGAAGGCCAGGCCTCAGCGCTCGCCCCACAGCCGGCTCCCGGGACGGTCCTTCTTTGCAAACGTCCTGCTGTTGGGAGGACTCCTCTGTCTCAGGCCTCTGCACCCATTCTGTGAGAAATGGAAGACAGAGTTTTCTGAGTAGGTGGAAGCATGGCCCTGGAATTCggttttggttttgggttttccttttttttttttaattgagatacagtctcactctgtcacccaggctggagtgcagtggctcgatcatagctcaccacagc includes:
- the ZNF74 gene encoding zinc finger protein 74 isoform X3, whose amino-acid sequence is METSARKPEETALSCQDPAPPLKENPGDISGWGLPEARCEESVTFKDVAVDFTQEEWGQLDSPQRALYRDVMLENYQNLLALGPPVCKPDVISHLERGEEPWQVQREIPGGSCPVQELEAVSSQQQDVCKEGPSREPAVGRALRPGLHGASLGDAWAWESQAGALRPSPAVRRQPASATPRDVSAEPGLRESEENLPLRCALSAQQSMPPGGHCPDTHSKDVQSPEDGTEVPARTWTGDNPFESRVPGKFPRAPKRAAGAGEGPFACGECGKAFRQSSSLTLHRRWHGREKAYKCAECGKAFTWSTNLLEHRRSHTGEKPFLCGACGKAFSCHSSLTVHQRVHTGERPYKCSACAKAFSCSSLLNMHLRVHTGEKPYKCGECGKAFNQRTHLTRHQRIHTGEKPYKCGACGKAFTCHSSLTVHEKIHNGDKPFKCGECEKAFSNRSRLTLHQRTHTGEKPFACADCGKAFSCHAYLIVHRRIHSGEKPFKCNECGKAFSSHSYLIVHQRVHTGEKPFDCSRCWKAFSCHSSLIVHQRIHTGEKPYKCGQCGKAFSQNHCLIKHQKIHSGERALECGECGETFSWSSRLLEHQRLHSQEKPFAIQFNRHLLSTYCVPGSLLGAADAGDRAVDPMNALDVAKLLCVVPPPASRSFPLGSKPRN
- the ZNF74 gene encoding zinc finger protein 74 isoform X2, which translates into the protein METSARKPEETALSCQDPAPPLKENPGDISGWGLPEARCEESVTFKDVAVDFTQEEWGQLDSPQRALYRDVMLENYQNLLALGPPVCKPDVISHLERGEEPWQVQREIPGGSCPEWVQRPETEESSQQQDVCKEGPSREPAVGRALRPGLHGASLGDAWAWESQAGALRPSPAVRRQPASATPRDVSAEPGLRESEENLPLRCALSAQQSMPPGGHCPDTHSKDVQSPEDGTEVPARTWTGDNPFESRVPGKFPRAPKRAAGAGEGPFACGECGKAFRQSSSLTLHRRWHGREKAYKCAECGKAFTWSTNLLEHRRSHTGEKPFLCGACGKAFSCHSSLTVHQRVHTGERPYKCSACAKAFSCSSLLNMHLRVHTGEKPYKCGECGKAFNQRTHLTRHQRIHTGEKPYKCGACGKAFTCHSSLTVHEKIHNGDKPFKCGECEKAFSNRSRLTLHQRTHTGEKPFACADCGKAFSCHAYLIVHRRIHSGEKPFKCNECGKAFSSHSYLIVHQRVHTGEKPFDCSRCWKAFSCHSSLIVHQRIHTGEKPYKCGQCGKAFSQNHCLIKHQKIHSGERALECGECGETFSWSSRLLEHQRLHSQEKPFAIQFNRHLLSTYCVPGSLLGAADAGDRAVDPMNALDVAKLLCVVPPPASRSFPLGSKPRN
- the ZNF74 gene encoding zinc finger protein 74 isoform X1; protein product: METSARKPEETALSCQDPAPPLKENPGDISGWGLPEARCEESVTFKDVAVDFTQEEWGQLDSPQRALYRDVMLENYQNLLALGPPVCKPDVISHLERGEEPWQVQREIPGGSCPAAPQCTERHFLKTTHAPGVAARASDSGSPRSPCSSAPEWVQRPETEESSQQQDVCKEGPSREPAVGRALRPGLHGASLGDAWAWESQAGALRPSPAVRRQPASATPRDVSAEPGLRESEENLPLRCALSAQQSMPPGGHCPDTHSKDVQSPEDGTEVPARTWTGDNPFESRVPGKFPRAPKRAAGAGEGPFACGECGKAFRQSSSLTLHRRWHGREKAYKCAECGKAFTWSTNLLEHRRSHTGEKPFLCGACGKAFSCHSSLTVHQRVHTGERPYKCSACAKAFSCSSLLNMHLRVHTGEKPYKCGECGKAFNQRTHLTRHQRIHTGEKPYKCGACGKAFTCHSSLTVHEKIHNGDKPFKCGECEKAFSNRSRLTLHQRTHTGEKPFACADCGKAFSCHAYLIVHRRIHSGEKPFKCNECGKAFSSHSYLIVHQRVHTGEKPFDCSRCWKAFSCHSSLIVHQRIHTGEKPYKCGQCGKAFSQNHCLIKHQKIHSGERALECGECGETFSWSSRLLEHQRLHSQEKPFAIQFNRHLLSTYCVPGSLLGAADAGDRAVDPMNALDVAKLLCVVPPPASRSFPLGSKPRN